A section of the Humulus lupulus chromosome 2, drHumLupu1.1, whole genome shotgun sequence genome encodes:
- the LOC133818039 gene encoding plasma membrane ATPase 1-like isoform X2 yields the protein MGEKTETLEAVVKESVDLENVPLEEVFQALVCNKHGLTTEAAQQRLAIFGYNKLEEKKESKILKFLGFMWNPLSWVMEAAAIMAIALANGGGKPPDWQDFVGIIILLLINSTISFIEENNAGNAAAALMARLAPKAKVFRDGKWLEEDASILVPGDIISIKLGDIIPADARLLDGDPLKIDQSALTGESLPVTKSPSDSVYSGSTCKQGEIEAVVIATGVHTFFGKAAHLVDSTNQQGHFQKVLTAIGNFCICSIAVGMIIELIVMYPIQHREYRPGIDNLLVLLIGGIPIAMPTVLSVTMAIGSHRLSQQGAITKRMTAIEEMAGMDVLCSDKTGTLTLNKLSVDKNLIEVFDKQVDADTIVLMAARASRLENQDAIDAAIVGMLADPKEARSGIVEVHFLPFNPTDKRTALTYIDSEGKMHRVSKGAPEQILNLAHIKSDIDRRVHAVIDKFAERGLRSLAVAYQEVSDGRKESPGGPWKFAGLMPLFDPPRHDSAETIRKALNLGVNVKMITGDQLAIAKETGRRLGMGTNMYPSSALLGQQKDESIAALPVDDLIEKADGFAGVFPEHKYEIVRRLQARKHICGMTGDGVNDAPALKKADIGIAVADATDAARSASDIVLTQPGLSVIISAVLTSRSIFQRMKNYTLGFMLLALIWQFDFPPFMVLIIAILNDGTIMTISKDRVKPSPLPDSWKLAEIFTTGIILGGYLAMMTVIFFWAAYKTDFFPHIFGVSSLQQKNGKDFRKLASAIYLQVSTISQALIFVTRSRSWSFIERPGLLLVAAFAVAQLIATLIAVYANWSFAAISGIGWGWAGVVWLYNIIFYFPLDFIKFFIRYALSGRAWDLVIEQRIAFTRKKDFGKEERELKWAHAQRTLHGLHPPEAKMFTDRSTTELNQMAEEAKRRAEIARLRELHTLKGHVESVVRLKGLDINTIQQAYTV from the exons ATGGGTGAAAAGACAGAAACTTTGGAAGCCGTAGTGAAGGAATCTGTGGATTTG GAGAACGTGCCACTTGAAGAGGTTTTTCAGGCTTTGGTATGTAATAAGCATGGCCTTACCACAGAGGCTGCGCAGCAAAGGTTGGCCATTTTTGGGTACAACAAGCTCGAGGAGAAGAAG GAAAGTAAAATTTTGAAGTTCTTAGGGTTTATGTGGAACCCTCTATCATGGGTTATGGAAGCAGCGGCTATTATGGCCATTGCTCTGGCCAATGGAGGA GGAAAACCACCTGACTGGCAAGattttgttgggattattattctGCTTCTGATCAATTCAACTATAAGTTTTATTGAAGAGAACAACGCTGGTAACGCTGCGGCTGCACTCATGGCACGTCTAGCACCCAAAGCCAAG GTGTTTAGAGATGGGAAGTGGCTTGAGGAGGACGCATCCATTCTTGTTCCAGGTGATATAATCAGCATTAAGCTAGGGGACATTATTCCTGCTGATGCTCGTCTACTTGATGGTGATCCCTTAAAAATTGATCAG TCTGCCCTAACTGGTGAGTCACTTCCTGTGACAAAGAGCCCAAGTGACAGTGTGTATTCTGGCTCAACATGCAAGCAGGGAGAGATTGAAGCAGTGGTTATTGCCACTGGTGTTCATACCTTTTTTGGCAAGGCTGCTCACCTTGTAGACAGCACGAATCAACAAGGGCACTTTCAAAAG GTCTTGACTGCTATTGGGAACTTCTGTATTTGTTCTATTGCCGTGGGGATGATCATAGAGCTTATTGTCATGTACCCAATTCAACACCGCGAATACCGGCCTGGGATTGACAATCTGTTGGTCCTGCTTATTGGAGGAATTCCCATTGCTATGCCTACAGTTCTGTCTGTGACAATGGCAATTGGTTCCCATCGATTGTCTCAACAG GGAGCTATCACTAAAAGAATGACAGCCATAGAAGAAATGGCAGGAATGGATGTGCTTTGCAGTGACAAAACAGGAACTTTAACACTGAATAAGCTCTCAGTTGACAAAAATCTTATTGAG GTCTTTGATAAACAAGTAGATGCTGACACCATTGTACTAATGGCAGCTCGGGCTTCTCGTTTGGAAAATCAAGATGCAATAGATGCTGCCATTGTCGGGATGTTGGCTGATCCAAAGGAG GCAAGAAGTGGTATTGTAGAGGTGCATTTCCTTCCATTCAACCCCACCGATAAACGAACAGCTTTGACATATATTGACAGTGAAGGTAAAATGCATCGTGTAAGCAAAGGTGCACCTGAGCAG ATTTTGAATCTTGCACACATTAAGTCTGACATAGATCGGAGGGTTCATGCTGTGATTGATAAGTTTGCAGAAAGAGGCTTAAGATCCCTTGCAGTAGCTTACCAG GAAGTTTCAGATGGAAGGAAGGAAAGCCCAGGAGGGCCGTGGAAATTTGCTGGCCTCATGCCTCTATTTGATCCACCTAGACATGATAGTGCAGAAACAATTCGAAAGGCATTAAATCTTGGGGTAAATGTTAAAATGATCACAG GTGATCAACTAGCAATAGCAAAGGAGACTGGACGCCGTCTAGGAATGGGTACAAACATGTATCCATCCTCTGCATTATTAGGACAACAGAAGGATGAGTCAATTGCTGCTTTGCCAGTTGACGATCTGATCGAAAAGGCTGATGGATTTGCAGGAGTTTTTCCTG AGCACAAATATGAAATCGTGAGACGTTTGCAGGCCAGAAAACATATATGTGGAATGACTGGTGACGGAGTAAATGATGCTCCTGCTCTTAAAAAGGCTGATATTGGCATAGCTGTTGCTGATGCAACTGATGCAGCTCGTAGTGCTTCAGATATTGTCTTGACACAACCTGGCTTGAGTGTAATTATAAGTGCTGTACTTACAAGTCGCTCTATATTCCAGAGAATGAAAAATTACACA CTTGGTTTCATGCTACTGGCCCTCATATGGCAGTTTGATTTCCCACCCTTCATGGTTCTGATTATTGCCATCCTTAATGATG GTACAATTATGACAATATCAAAGGATAGGGTGAAACCTTCTCCTCTTCCAGATAGCTGGAAGCTAGCTGAGATCTTTACCACTGGAATCATACTTGGTGGTTACTTGGCTATGATGACAGTCATTTTCTTTTGGGCAGCATACAAGACAGACTTCTTTCCT CATATATTTGGGGTTTCAAGCCTACAACAAAAGAATGGAAAAGACTTCAGAAAACTAGCCTCTGCAATATACCTGCAAGTGAGCACCATCAGTCAAGCTCTCATATTCGTGACACGATCTCGGAGTTGGTCTTTCATTGAGCGCCCTGGTCTCTTACTTGTTGCTGCTTTTGCTGTTGCTCAACTG ATTGCCACATTGATTGCTGTCTATGCAAACTGGAGTTTTGCTGCAATTTCGGGGATTGGCTGGGGATGGGCTGGTGTTGTTTGGCTTTACAACATCATCTTCTATTTCCCACTTGATTTTATCAAGTTCTTTATCAGATATGCATTGAGTGGGAGAGCTTGGGATCTTGTAATTGAACAAAGA ATTGCCTTTACAAGAAAGAAAGATTTTGGCAAAGAAGAACGCGAGCTTAAATGGGCACATGCACAAAGGACCCTCCATGGGCTACACCCTCCTGAAGCCAAGATGTTTACAGATCGATCAACTACAGAACTCAATCAGATGGCAGAAGAGGCAAAACGACGAGCTGAGATTGCCAG ATTGAGAGAGCTGCATACATTAAAAGGACATGTGGAGTCAGTAGTGAGACTCAAAGGTCTTGACATAAACACAATTCAGCAAGCCTACACAGTTTGA
- the LOC133818039 gene encoding plasma membrane ATPase 1-like isoform X1, giving the protein MGEKTETLEAVVKESVDLENVPLEEVFQALVCNKHGLTTEAAQQRLAIFGYNKLEEKKESKILKFLGFMWNPLSWVMEAAAIMAIALANGGGKPPDWQDFVGIIILLLINSTISFIEENNAGNAAAALMARLAPKAKVFRDGKWLEEDASILVPGDIISIKLGDIIPADARLLDGDPLKIDQSALTGESLPVTKSPSDSVYSGSTCKQGEIEAVVIATGVHTFFGKAAHLVDSTNQQGHFQKVLTAIGNFCICSIAVGMIIELIVMYPIQHREYRPGIDNLLVLLIGGIPIAMPTVLSVTMAIGSHRLSQQGAITKRMTAIEEMAGMDVLCSDKTGTLTLNKLSVDKNLIEVFDKQVDADTIVLMAARASRLENQDAIDAAIVGMLADPKEARSGIVEVHFLPFNPTDKRTALTYIDSEGKMHRVSKGAPEQILNLAHIKSDIDRRVHAVIDKFAERGLRSLAVAYQEVSDGRKESPGGPWKFAGLMPLFDPPRHDSAETIRKALNLGVNVKMITGDQLAIAKETGRRLGMGTNMYPSSALLGQQKDESIAALPVDDLIEKADGFAGVFPEHKYEIVRRLQARKHICGMTGDGVNDAPALKKADIGIAVADATDAARSASDIVLTQPGLSVIISAVLTSRSIFQRMKNYTIYAVSITIRIVLGFMLLALIWQFDFPPFMVLIIAILNDGTIMTISKDRVKPSPLPDSWKLAEIFTTGIILGGYLAMMTVIFFWAAYKTDFFPHIFGVSSLQQKNGKDFRKLASAIYLQVSTISQALIFVTRSRSWSFIERPGLLLVAAFAVAQLIATLIAVYANWSFAAISGIGWGWAGVVWLYNIIFYFPLDFIKFFIRYALSGRAWDLVIEQRIAFTRKKDFGKEERELKWAHAQRTLHGLHPPEAKMFTDRSTTELNQMAEEAKRRAEIARLRELHTLKGHVESVVRLKGLDINTIQQAYTV; this is encoded by the exons ATGGGTGAAAAGACAGAAACTTTGGAAGCCGTAGTGAAGGAATCTGTGGATTTG GAGAACGTGCCACTTGAAGAGGTTTTTCAGGCTTTGGTATGTAATAAGCATGGCCTTACCACAGAGGCTGCGCAGCAAAGGTTGGCCATTTTTGGGTACAACAAGCTCGAGGAGAAGAAG GAAAGTAAAATTTTGAAGTTCTTAGGGTTTATGTGGAACCCTCTATCATGGGTTATGGAAGCAGCGGCTATTATGGCCATTGCTCTGGCCAATGGAGGA GGAAAACCACCTGACTGGCAAGattttgttgggattattattctGCTTCTGATCAATTCAACTATAAGTTTTATTGAAGAGAACAACGCTGGTAACGCTGCGGCTGCACTCATGGCACGTCTAGCACCCAAAGCCAAG GTGTTTAGAGATGGGAAGTGGCTTGAGGAGGACGCATCCATTCTTGTTCCAGGTGATATAATCAGCATTAAGCTAGGGGACATTATTCCTGCTGATGCTCGTCTACTTGATGGTGATCCCTTAAAAATTGATCAG TCTGCCCTAACTGGTGAGTCACTTCCTGTGACAAAGAGCCCAAGTGACAGTGTGTATTCTGGCTCAACATGCAAGCAGGGAGAGATTGAAGCAGTGGTTATTGCCACTGGTGTTCATACCTTTTTTGGCAAGGCTGCTCACCTTGTAGACAGCACGAATCAACAAGGGCACTTTCAAAAG GTCTTGACTGCTATTGGGAACTTCTGTATTTGTTCTATTGCCGTGGGGATGATCATAGAGCTTATTGTCATGTACCCAATTCAACACCGCGAATACCGGCCTGGGATTGACAATCTGTTGGTCCTGCTTATTGGAGGAATTCCCATTGCTATGCCTACAGTTCTGTCTGTGACAATGGCAATTGGTTCCCATCGATTGTCTCAACAG GGAGCTATCACTAAAAGAATGACAGCCATAGAAGAAATGGCAGGAATGGATGTGCTTTGCAGTGACAAAACAGGAACTTTAACACTGAATAAGCTCTCAGTTGACAAAAATCTTATTGAG GTCTTTGATAAACAAGTAGATGCTGACACCATTGTACTAATGGCAGCTCGGGCTTCTCGTTTGGAAAATCAAGATGCAATAGATGCTGCCATTGTCGGGATGTTGGCTGATCCAAAGGAG GCAAGAAGTGGTATTGTAGAGGTGCATTTCCTTCCATTCAACCCCACCGATAAACGAACAGCTTTGACATATATTGACAGTGAAGGTAAAATGCATCGTGTAAGCAAAGGTGCACCTGAGCAG ATTTTGAATCTTGCACACATTAAGTCTGACATAGATCGGAGGGTTCATGCTGTGATTGATAAGTTTGCAGAAAGAGGCTTAAGATCCCTTGCAGTAGCTTACCAG GAAGTTTCAGATGGAAGGAAGGAAAGCCCAGGAGGGCCGTGGAAATTTGCTGGCCTCATGCCTCTATTTGATCCACCTAGACATGATAGTGCAGAAACAATTCGAAAGGCATTAAATCTTGGGGTAAATGTTAAAATGATCACAG GTGATCAACTAGCAATAGCAAAGGAGACTGGACGCCGTCTAGGAATGGGTACAAACATGTATCCATCCTCTGCATTATTAGGACAACAGAAGGATGAGTCAATTGCTGCTTTGCCAGTTGACGATCTGATCGAAAAGGCTGATGGATTTGCAGGAGTTTTTCCTG AGCACAAATATGAAATCGTGAGACGTTTGCAGGCCAGAAAACATATATGTGGAATGACTGGTGACGGAGTAAATGATGCTCCTGCTCTTAAAAAGGCTGATATTGGCATAGCTGTTGCTGATGCAACTGATGCAGCTCGTAGTGCTTCAGATATTGTCTTGACACAACCTGGCTTGAGTGTAATTATAAGTGCTGTACTTACAAGTCGCTCTATATTCCAGAGAATGAAAAATTACACA ATTTATGCTGTTTCCATTACAATTCGTATTGTG CTTGGTTTCATGCTACTGGCCCTCATATGGCAGTTTGATTTCCCACCCTTCATGGTTCTGATTATTGCCATCCTTAATGATG GTACAATTATGACAATATCAAAGGATAGGGTGAAACCTTCTCCTCTTCCAGATAGCTGGAAGCTAGCTGAGATCTTTACCACTGGAATCATACTTGGTGGTTACTTGGCTATGATGACAGTCATTTTCTTTTGGGCAGCATACAAGACAGACTTCTTTCCT CATATATTTGGGGTTTCAAGCCTACAACAAAAGAATGGAAAAGACTTCAGAAAACTAGCCTCTGCAATATACCTGCAAGTGAGCACCATCAGTCAAGCTCTCATATTCGTGACACGATCTCGGAGTTGGTCTTTCATTGAGCGCCCTGGTCTCTTACTTGTTGCTGCTTTTGCTGTTGCTCAACTG ATTGCCACATTGATTGCTGTCTATGCAAACTGGAGTTTTGCTGCAATTTCGGGGATTGGCTGGGGATGGGCTGGTGTTGTTTGGCTTTACAACATCATCTTCTATTTCCCACTTGATTTTATCAAGTTCTTTATCAGATATGCATTGAGTGGGAGAGCTTGGGATCTTGTAATTGAACAAAGA ATTGCCTTTACAAGAAAGAAAGATTTTGGCAAAGAAGAACGCGAGCTTAAATGGGCACATGCACAAAGGACCCTCCATGGGCTACACCCTCCTGAAGCCAAGATGTTTACAGATCGATCAACTACAGAACTCAATCAGATGGCAGAAGAGGCAAAACGACGAGCTGAGATTGCCAG ATTGAGAGAGCTGCATACATTAAAAGGACATGTGGAGTCAGTAGTGAGACTCAAAGGTCTTGACATAAACACAATTCAGCAAGCCTACACAGTTTGA